The uncultured Fibrobacter sp. genome has a window encoding:
- a CDS encoding DNA-directed RNA polymerase subunit alpha C-terminal domain-containing protein, whose amino-acid sequence MSDIIQRKETSEEKKRIAALLRQNISELDFSVRTQNCLKGANITTVGSLVQFQESDLLQVRNMGKKSLSEIDEKIKSMGLSLGMNVESYLPEYLFPFVRKGISQEIKQKDLLGESAGDEPLYRERASIEITAKIAAGISENDIDPQKKEEEKKFQENGTVISEIKPIKIVGPGDVLSINSNAVMNVSPANGDEGFSRDYYPYIEFWDPDFAWRYTPAAAKDEKLRPWIALVTCETSKCDIQKNTSGQDLVTFKISGDSEYKAIFPSKKEIWKAAHAQGQCSENADFCRILGIRREGISLSEKTDYTAFLIPVFEVGRLRGIGCSEDKLKDVIAQSAAWEDDLESQTQQHDMPLCFPVYYSWSFKTGTYSFDTLVENLQICQAPQSGIDVSVTSLGQGFNYESLKKAPRKQTILMPAATKAPAQQSEAVFPNPKKEDEEELFKSLKNLLSLSPVFSENEQLRNERGNKNLVQNDDDPWVVPPIYGGKHSMARSFDCEDTPEWVRQVNLDLHYRAVAGLGKKTIQKYQEEFVNRAWKQVEAVQALNRALYQRILSIKVNASVKGMNYEWMNRKSGDGQEYDENAFIAGFMQHLPMMQNTGSTNTGKSLSNILKDKGIPASFASATFQRVTDRLAQKFKNLNLTTMMENIAAKQIFKDERLPFQDRPSIEQLGKLVDEIYPGAVAHIIRTTIGGFVSFKEKMNYVTIKSNEEFLSLFSKYCFALKPLNIVKGYIDVNQLANYAIPFYHLTNYRDHIRGCANNNDLYQKIRAFLDNHFDELPCFGSTDGSKPSLTISENRATGYTNQKPDDSMDSIVNKSVLNVIGLQDACYTRFFGNAKPITKINTESASTSVYFISVKKMYELRKTDNSLKEAVKYYTNFIYDQAYSSYDYGTAKGYHIYNNITDLDTLISDSYVEWFTTKLSNRHVNMYSSEEDLFRHTKDVSGCYHYAYYQGVNAEIKDSLDEFDSATHDLYLSYRSRIKDYLLTTPDFISVDVKKLDENKYVQTFNTPYDYAAFLQSSEDVKDNKLIQLLKEMKQSVADIKNNFKTSQKENEKSQTTSVREINKFKDDVLDDRAYRRIVEVATDYYTEFISDEKKQDNYIEDLLQSRYPIMAYPIFPEPVYYYLNNASDKFIIPSAKDIPNNSVTMFENNAAFVEAYLCGMNTEMGRELLWREYPTDQRGSYFKKFWDSETDIESIRNDEFFDVKSLHTWKGKLGDNHCEGKDNLLMFAIKSDLVKLYPNTEIYLHKAKATIKNGLVSFDFAPRNEKDVILKPVSEAYLNDIFIVGFKISLIEALGAPNGSNQGYLLTFKQAVEDLAFKDVENKEMKINDSSAGYANSHIDTPSIIGRHILTFLKGN is encoded by the coding sequence ATGAGCGACATTATTCAAAGAAAAGAAACTTCTGAAGAAAAAAAACGTATTGCGGCTCTTTTGCGCCAAAATATAAGCGAATTAGATTTTTCTGTACGAACCCAAAACTGCCTCAAAGGCGCGAATATAACGACAGTTGGCTCTCTTGTACAGTTTCAAGAAAGTGACTTGCTCCAAGTTAGAAACATGGGGAAAAAATCGCTGTCTGAAATAGATGAAAAAATAAAGTCTATGGGACTGTCCCTTGGGATGAATGTAGAATCATATTTGCCAGAATATCTTTTCCCATTTGTCAGAAAGGGAATCAGTCAAGAAATCAAGCAAAAGGACTTGCTTGGGGAATCCGCTGGCGACGAGCCCCTGTATCGTGAACGCGCGTCAATAGAAATTACCGCTAAAATTGCAGCCGGTATATCGGAAAACGATATAGATCCTCAAAAAAAAGAGGAAGAAAAAAAATTCCAAGAAAATGGAACGGTTATTTCAGAAATAAAGCCCATTAAAATTGTCGGTCCGGGAGACGTTTTGTCCATAAATAGCAATGCTGTTATGAATGTCTCGCCGGCGAACGGAGATGAAGGCTTTTCTCGGGATTATTACCCCTATATTGAATTTTGGGATCCGGATTTCGCTTGGCGTTATACCCCTGCTGCTGCTAAAGATGAAAAACTTCGTCCTTGGATAGCTCTAGTTACATGCGAAACGTCCAAATGTGATATTCAAAAAAATACAAGTGGACAGGATCTTGTTACCTTCAAAATTAGTGGTGATAGCGAATATAAGGCGATATTCCCATCCAAAAAAGAGATTTGGAAAGCGGCTCACGCGCAAGGGCAATGCAGCGAAAATGCAGATTTTTGCCGCATTCTAGGAATAAGGCGTGAGGGTATAAGCCTAAGTGAAAAAACGGACTACACTGCATTTCTCATTCCCGTTTTTGAAGTTGGACGCCTTCGCGGAATTGGCTGTTCTGAAGATAAACTTAAGGATGTCATTGCGCAGTCTGCAGCATGGGAAGATGATTTAGAAAGTCAAACACAACAACATGATATGCCGTTGTGTTTCCCGGTATATTATTCTTGGTCCTTTAAAACAGGTACGTATAGTTTTGATACTCTTGTTGAAAACCTGCAAATATGTCAGGCCCCCCAAAGCGGAATCGATGTTAGTGTAACATCTCTCGGGCAGGGATTTAATTACGAGAGTCTTAAAAAGGCTCCCCGAAAACAAACGATTTTAATGCCTGCCGCAACAAAAGCGCCTGCTCAACAGTCCGAAGCAGTCTTCCCGAATCCTAAAAAAGAAGACGAAGAAGAACTTTTCAAGTCATTAAAAAATTTACTTAGTTTGAGCCCCGTCTTTTCAGAAAATGAACAACTCCGAAACGAACGTGGAAATAAAAATCTTGTTCAGAATGACGACGATCCTTGGGTTGTTCCTCCTATATACGGTGGAAAGCACAGTATGGCGCGGTCGTTTGATTGCGAGGATACTCCAGAATGGGTTCGCCAAGTCAACTTGGATCTCCATTATAGGGCTGTTGCGGGCCTCGGTAAAAAGACCATCCAAAAGTATCAAGAAGAATTTGTCAACCGAGCCTGGAAACAGGTGGAGGCTGTTCAAGCCCTGAACAGGGCGTTGTACCAAAGGATTCTAAGCATTAAAGTTAATGCTTCTGTCAAGGGGATGAACTATGAATGGATGAATCGAAAGAGCGGTGATGGACAAGAATACGATGAAAATGCGTTTATTGCCGGTTTTATGCAGCATTTGCCCATGATGCAGAATACGGGTTCGACAAATACAGGAAAGTCTTTAAGCAATATTTTGAAAGATAAAGGGATCCCGGCATCATTTGCTTCGGCAACATTCCAACGAGTTACGGACCGATTGGCACAAAAGTTCAAAAATTTGAACTTGACGACAATGATGGAGAACATTGCTGCAAAACAAATTTTCAAAGACGAACGGCTGCCGTTCCAAGATCGTCCATCAATTGAACAGTTGGGAAAATTGGTTGACGAAATTTATCCTGGAGCAGTCGCTCATATTATTAGAACGACAATAGGTGGTTTCGTTTCTTTCAAAGAGAAAATGAATTATGTCACTATAAAGTCGAATGAGGAATTTTTATCATTATTTTCAAAATATTGCTTCGCTTTAAAGCCTTTAAACATTGTAAAAGGATACATTGATGTAAATCAATTGGCGAATTATGCCATTCCTTTTTATCACTTAACAAATTATCGCGACCATATAAGAGGCTGTGCAAATAATAATGATTTATATCAAAAAATTCGTGCATTCTTAGATAATCATTTTGACGAACTTCCTTGTTTTGGTAGTACAGACGGATCAAAACCAAGTCTTACGATAAGTGAAAATAGGGCGACAGGATACACCAATCAAAAGCCTGATGATTCTATGGACTCTATTGTAAATAAGAGCGTCCTCAATGTTATTGGACTGCAGGATGCTTGTTATACAAGATTCTTTGGAAATGCCAAGCCTATAACAAAAATAAATACGGAGTCTGCGTCCACAAGCGTATATTTTATTTCTGTAAAAAAGATGTATGAACTTAGGAAAACGGACAATTCGTTGAAAGAGGCCGTTAAATATTACACCAATTTTATATATGACCAAGCATATAGCTCTTACGATTACGGAACTGCCAAAGGTTACCATATATATAATAATATTACAGACCTTGACACTCTCATAAGTGACTCTTATGTTGAATGGTTCACTACGAAATTGTCAAATAGACATGTAAATATGTATTCGTCTGAAGAGGACCTTTTCAGACACACTAAAGATGTAAGCGGTTGCTACCATTACGCATATTACCAAGGTGTAAATGCTGAAATAAAAGATTCTCTAGATGAATTTGATTCCGCAACGCATGACCTTTACCTTTCTTATAGAAGTAGAATAAAAGATTATCTTTTAACAACTCCTGATTTTATATCAGTTGATGTGAAAAAACTTGATGAAAATAAATACGTACAAACGTTTAATACTCCATACGATTACGCCGCTTTCCTGCAGAGTTCTGAAGATGTAAAAGACAACAAGTTGATTCAGTTGTTAAAAGAAATGAAACAGTCTGTTGCGGATATAAAAAATAATTTCAAGACATCGCAAAAAGAAAACGAAAAATCACAAACAACTTCAGTACGTGAAATTAATAAGTTCAAAGATGACGTTCTTGATGATAGAGCGTACAGGCGTATTGTAGAAGTTGCAACCGATTATTACACAGAATTCATTTCAGATGAGAAAAAGCAAGATAATTACATAGAAGACCTACTTCAGTCAAGATACCCCATTATGGCGTATCCCATATTCCCTGAACCAGTTTACTATTACCTCAATAATGCTTCTGATAAATTCATAATTCCTTCTGCCAAAGACATTCCAAACAATAGCGTCACGATGTTTGAAAATAACGCTGCGTTTGTGGAAGCCTACTTATGCGGCATGAACACTGAAATGGGACGTGAACTGTTGTGGCGTGAATACCCAACGGATCAACGAGGCTCCTACTTTAAGAAGTTCTGGGATTCCGAAACCGACATAGAATCTATTCGCAATGATGAATTCTTTGACGTGAAATCTTTGCACACATGGAAGGGAAAACTTGGAGATAATCATTGTGAGGGAAAAGATAATTTGCTGATGTTCGCTATTAAAAGTGATCTTGTAAAACTTTATCCTAACACGGAAATTTATCTTCACAAAGCTAAAGCAACAATAAAAAATGGATTGGTTTCATTTGATTTTGCGCCGAGAAATGAAAAGGATGTAATATTAAAGCCTGTTTCAGAAGCGTATCTGAATGACATTTTTATTGTTGGCTTCAAGATTTCTCTAATAGAAGCATTAGGTGCTCCTAATGGATCAAATCAGGGGTATCTGCTGACCTTTAAGCAAGCGGTTGAAGATCTTGCTTTCAAGGACGTGGAAAATAAAGAGATGAAAATCAATGATTCATCTGCGGGATATGCTAATTCCCACATTGATACGCCATCAATTATCGGCAGACACATTTTAACCTTCCTAAAAGGGAACTAA